The window GTTCCATGACATGAAAGAGTGAATCATCAACGGTCTTGTGTCCATAGAGCAATTCTTTTACAAATTCCCGTCTCTTTTCACTCTGTGATTTTCTATCCTTATGAGCTGTTTTTACAATTGTGTGTTTTGTCCTATAGTGTTCTTTAAATCTTTCAATCACACTTAAAATATAGTCCTTACTTAGTTCCATCTTTAACATGTAATCCATGGCTCCATATTTGAGAGCTCTTCTCACATATTCAAAATCATTATAGGAACTCAAGATAATAAATTCACAGGACAGCCCCTTTTCTTTTGCCCCACGAACCAACTCAATACCATCCATGATAGGCATTTTGATATCTGTAATCACTAAATCCACTGGGTTATCCTGAATGAACGCTAAGGCTTCATGACCATCATCAAATGTATCCATTAATACAAAGCCTTCTTCTTCCCAATTAATAATATTCGTTATGCCCACGCGACTTAACACTTCATCATCAACAATAATTAGATTATACATATTATCACCTATTCTTAGAGAATTAATCTTTTAACTTTACTCCATTGTTCTTAATGGGTATCTTGATGGTCACTGTTGTTTTTAGCCCAAGTTCACTATTGATTACAAGTCCATAAGACTCACCGTATAGGAGCTTCAATCGATCATTTACATTGTTAACACCAATGTTGTTCAAACGTTTATTGGTTGCGGTTGTATTACTCTGCATGATTTGGCTAATGGTTTTTTCGTCCATGCCTACCCCATCATCCATCACTTCAATGTATAGGTCATGATCCATGGTATACGTTTTAACTTCAATTAAACCTAATGCCTTTTTGGGACCTATACCATGAAATATTGCATTCTCAACAATGGGTTGAAGAATGTATTTCGGTACGACAATGTTATAATGTTCATCTTCTATATTGTATTCAATATCAAACTTACCTCGATACCTTACTTGTTGAATGGTACAGTAGGCATCAATGATTTCTATCTCTTTTTTCAAATTAACAAATTGATCTTGAATATGACTGGTATTGTGAAGAAGGGTCCATAAGGAGTCAATCACATCAACAATATTATCGGCTTCTTGAAGGGTTGCTAACCATCTTAGCGTATTTAAGGAGTTGTACATAAAATGAGGATTAATTTGGGCTTGTAGTGCTTGATATTCTGCATCTTTAATGGCTTTTTCATCTTCAATTCTTCTTTGAAGATATGTCTTAATATCCCTTGTCATTTCATTAAAACTATCTGTTAATTCACCAATTTCATCTTGACTAGTAGTGTGAATCTGAATGTCCAGATTGCCATTACGCACTTCTTTCATACCATTGGTTAAGCGTTTTATGGGCTTTACAAGCTCTCTTGTGATGATAAACACAAAAAACATCTCTAAAATAATACTGACGATGGCCGTTATAATGGTTACACGTACCGTTAGCTCACTATCTTTGGAAATATAGTCTCTAGGCGTTTCACTGATGAGTTTCCATTGAAAGTTTTTTAACCCTCTTTCGGTGTATACACCATCAAGCGGATTCATTTGAAAGATCATGCCTTTAATATAATTGTCATTACTGTACATAATTTTATTGTTATGGTCAATCAAGTACAATTTAGTATGCTGATTTAACTTTTCGTTCACAAACAAGTCTGCAAAAAAACTTTCATTCATTTCAAAGTAAATCCACCCAATATTCTCACCTAAATTGTTATACATTTTTTGAGCAAATTTCATCACATAAGCATTCTCATTTAACCGATAATAGGTTCTTTCTACACCTAAAAACTTTAGTTTATTATCTTTAAAATCCTCACCATAAATACGTTCCTCAACCTTATTGTCTTCATCAAATTCCGTTCCAAAACCATATTGATAGACTTCTCCATTAATGCCTTTCATATAAACCGCTTGAATGGTGCGAAATAGATTATACGTACTCATGGACGCTATGGTATTGGATACATTATGGTCATCATTTAAGATGTCTTCGGGTTTTGCAAAACGGTAATTTGTTTGTATTCTTTTAATCACAACGGAATTACTGGTTATGGCATTAATGGAGCTGATAAGCTGTTCCACTTCTTTATCCACTGTTCTCACGACAAAATTAAGGCTTTCTTCATTCATCTTTTTATAATTCTTAACCAAGATGATGTTGGTCAAATAAGATATGGTTAATGTTATACCTATGGATACAATCACAAATAATGCAAAAAATAACACAAAGTATTTATACTGAAGTTTCATAGTCACCCGCCTTAATCATGTGTCTTTACTAAAATTTTAATCCATATTCAAAGACACGTCCATTAATTCTTTTTTTATATTTTTATAATTTTTTTTTATATTTCATCCATAATAGGAGTTATTCCTAACTACACGGAATGTTATTCCTAACTTTACTTACCATTTTTAGAATGTTATACTTAATCTTAAATACACCTAAGGAGAGTATTATGAATAAAATAGCTTTTTGTTTATCAGGCGTTCTCGTGCTTATATGTATCTTTTATATCCTGCTAATTTTTACAATCGGTGCCTTACCGCCATTATATGGAAATGCTTTTTTTGTTCCATCGGAAGGCAATTTTAGCATTCCTTTCTGGATATCCATGTTCGGTATAGTGGCTGGCTTAATATTATGTAAAGTTTTTTATAATAAGGATAAGCAATAGGGTTCATATAACGATTCTAACTTATACATAATAAAAAACTTTCTAATAAGCAATTTGCTTACTAGAAAGTTTTATTTGTTATACGGTACTTAAATCCCATTGTTCATGAATTTTCGGCACATCATTGATTAAACGTTTTGTATAGTCTGCTTGTGAGTGTAAAATAACGTCATCTGCACTGCCTTTTTCTACGAGAAACCCATGTTCCATAATGTACACACTATCGGATACATAGTAGGCTAAGCCAATATCATGGGTAATGAAGACAATGGTCATATCAATTTCATCTCTTAATTTCATTAGCATATCAAGAATTGTAGCCCTTGAACATGCATCAATCATGGACGTGGGCTCATCTGCAACGAGTATCTGAGGTTTTAGAATAAAAATTCTTGCAATCATCAGCCTTTGCATCTGCCCCCCTGAAAGCTCAAATGGATATTTCTGAGTGAGTTCTTGAAATTTCAGATTCACAAACCCACAGGCTTCTGTCATAATGGCTACTTTTTTATCATAAGACAGCTTTTTATTCCCTTTCATATGAATACAATCCAGTAATAGATCGTCCACTTTATTAAACATATTAAAGGATGAAAACGGGTCTTGGAAAATCGCCTGCATGGTCTTCCAATAAGCTTTTCTTTTTTTTGCAGTGCTGATATCACGGGGCTTTCCTTGATAAAATAATTCACCTTCCGTTAATTTTAGAAGGCCTAATATCATTTTAGCTAATGTTGTTTTTCCACTACCGCTTTCACCAACAATGGATATGATTTCACCTTTGTAAAACTTAAAATCGATGTGATTGACAGCAATGGTTTTACGAGCACCTAGACCAAACACTTTGGTGATATTTCTACCCTCTAATAGGATATCTCTTTCTATCATAACGATCCCCCCTTAATGATTTGTCGGTCGAATAGACAGCGGTACATACGGTTATTCTCAATCTGCATCATGGGAATATCATGATGGGTACAGCTAGGTTGTGCAAATTCACATCTTTTTGCAAACCGACATCCTTTTGGAGGATTTTTTAGATTAGGCGGTGTACCTGGAATGGCAGTGAGTTTCACATCTCTTCTACCTTCTTCAGCCACAATAATGGAGCCCATTAAACCCTGTGAATAGGGGTGTATGGGGTCGAAGACCATTTGTTCAGCCGTACCTCTTTCTACCACTTGACCTGCATACATGACCATGATATCATCGGTAACATTGTATAAAAGGGGTAATTCGTGGGTAATAAATATCATGGATTTAATGTAGCCTTTTTCCATCAATGATTTCAGCATTTTGATGACCATTTTCTGAGATGTTACATCAAGAGCCGAAGAGGGTTCGTCAGCAATAAGAACCTTTGGTGATAAAAGTGTGGATATAGCGATAACCGTTCTTTGTTTCATACCTCCAGATAGCTCAACGGGATATTTCTTCAGCACTTCCTCAGGGAGATTCAATGATGCAAATCGTTCGCTGGCTATGTTGTAGACATCCTTTTTAGACATTTTGGTATAGTGGGCATGCATGACATTTTCGATAAACCGGATGATTTTTTGGGTTGGATTGAGTGCGTTCATGGCTGCTTGTGGGATATAAGCCATTTCTTTCCCTAATACCTTATGCCTTACCACATCTGGTTTCATGGTACTTATATCCATATCATGAATCTTAATGGACCCTGAATCATAATGTAAGGCTCCAAAGTAATACCCCATTAAGCTAAGAGCTAGAGT is drawn from Vallitalea pronyensis and contains these coding sequences:
- a CDS encoding cache domain-containing sensor histidine kinase — translated: MKLQYKYFVLFFALFVIVSIGITLTISYLTNIILVKNYKKMNEESLNFVVRTVDKEVEQLISSINAITSNSVVIKRIQTNYRFAKPEDILNDDHNVSNTIASMSTYNLFRTIQAVYMKGINGEVYQYGFGTEFDEDNKVEERIYGEDFKDNKLKFLGVERTYYRLNENAYVMKFAQKMYNNLGENIGWIYFEMNESFFADLFVNEKLNQHTKLYLIDHNNKIMYSNDNYIKGMIFQMNPLDGVYTERGLKNFQWKLISETPRDYISKDSELTVRVTIITAIVSIILEMFFVFIITRELVKPIKRLTNGMKEVRNGNLDIQIHTTSQDEIGELTDSFNEMTRDIKTYLQRRIEDEKAIKDAEYQALQAQINPHFMYNSLNTLRWLATLQEADNIVDVIDSLWTLLHNTSHIQDQFVNLKKEIEIIDAYCTIQQVRYRGKFDIEYNIEDEHYNIVVPKYILQPIVENAIFHGIGPKKALGLIEVKTYTMDHDLYIEVMDDGVGMDEKTISQIMQSNTTATNKRLNNIGVNNVNDRLKLLYGESYGLVINSELGLKTTVTIKIPIKNNGVKLKD
- a CDS encoding ABC transporter ATP-binding protein, with the protein product MIERDILLEGRNITKVFGLGARKTIAVNHIDFKFYKGEIISIVGESGSGKTTLAKMILGLLKLTEGELFYQGKPRDISTAKKRKAYWKTMQAIFQDPFSSFNMFNKVDDLLLDCIHMKGNKKLSYDKKVAIMTEACGFVNLKFQELTQKYPFELSGGQMQRLMIARIFILKPQILVADEPTSMIDACSRATILDMLMKLRDEIDMTIVFITHDIGLAYYVSDSVYIMEHGFLVEKGSADDVILHSQADYTKRLINDVPKIHEQWDLSTV
- a CDS encoding ABC transporter ATP-binding protein — translated: MVNKPILVVDDLRTKYITRHKEHIYAVDGVSLMVEEGKSLGIAGESGCGKSTLALSLMGYYFGALHYDSGSIKIHDMDISTMKPDVVRHKVLGKEMAYIPQAAMNALNPTQKIIRFIENVMHAHYTKMSKKDVYNIASERFASLNLPEEVLKKYPVELSGGMKQRTVIAISTLLSPKVLIADEPSSALDVTSQKMVIKMLKSLMEKGYIKSMIFITHELPLLYNVTDDIMVMYAGQVVERGTAEQMVFDPIHPYSQGLMGSIIVAEEGRRDVKLTAIPGTPPNLKNPPKGCRFAKRCEFAQPSCTHHDIPMMQIENNRMYRCLFDRQIIKGGSL